One genomic region from Ptychodera flava strain L36383 chromosome 14, AS_Pfla_20210202, whole genome shotgun sequence encodes:
- the LOC139149779 gene encoding retinol dehydrogenase 14-like — protein sequence MAYWLAVGAAFAGVGIMVARRYFAGGVCRSLAMMTGKSVIITGANSGIGKAAATELAKREARVIMACRDLDSGEQAIKDIRRKTRNGELVLKHLDLASFQSIHKFSEDILKEEQRLDVLINNAGIFQCPFMKTEDGYEMQFGVNHLGHFLLTNLLLGLLKKSKPSRIVVVSSKLHSRGNIDFENLNMTEANYNRAAGYSNSKLANILFARELAHRLDNTGVTVNCLHPGIVWTNLSRHMNVSPVVKILMRPLIWLLLKSPEEGAQTVVYLSVAPELEDQSGKYFGDCHEKPFTAIARDDGVAKKLWEASEKMTGLA from the coding sequence ATGGCGTATTGGCTAGCTGTTGGTGCTGCATTTGCTGGAGTTGGGATAATGGTTGCACGCCGCTATTTTGCAGGCGGTGTTTGTCGCAGCTTGGCTATGATGACAGGAAAATCTGTAATAATTACGGGTGCAAACTCCGGCATCGGTAAGGCTGCCGCAACCGAACTTGCGAAACGCGAAGCGAGAGTTATTATGGCGTGCAGAGACTTGGACAGTGGCGAGCAAGCTATCAAGGACATCCGTCGCAAGACTCGGAACGGGGAGCTCGTATTGAAACATCTGGACCTTGCGTCTTTCCAGTCTATTCACAAGTTTTCAGAAGATATTTTAAAAGAAGAACAACGACTCGACGTGTTGATCAACAACGCTGGTATATTTCAGTGCCCTTTCATGAAAACAGAAGATGGTTACGAAATGCAGTTCGGAGTAAACCACCTGGGACACTTTCTCTTGACCAATCTGCTCTTAGGTCTACTGAAGAAATCCAAGCCAAGCCGAATTGTTGTAGTCTCTTCAAAACTTCACAGTCGGGGCAACATCGATTTCGAAAACCTCAACATGACAGAGGCAAATTACAACAGAGCGGCTGGTTACAGTAATAGCAAACTTGCCAACATCCTTTTCGCTAGGGAACTGGCCCACAGGCTCGATAACACCGGTGTCACAGTCAATTGCCTCCATCCCGGTATTGTATGGACAAATTTGTCAAGACACATGAACGTCTCTCCAGTGGTGAAAATTCTTATGCGGCCGTTGATATGGCTGTTGCTGAAATCACCAGAGGAAGGCGCACAGACAGTTGTGTATCTGTCCGTTGCCCCTGAACTTGAGGACCAAAGCGGAAAGTATTTCGGAGATTGTCACGAGAAACCTTTCACTGCCATTGCTAGGGACGACGGCGTTGCTAAGAAACTGTGGGAAGCTAGTGAGAAAATGACCGGTCTTGCATGA